CTCATAGAAAGTTAATCCTAAGCCTGTTGTTTTGGTTATTTCATGAGCATCTCCTCTTAAACCACCATTTGTAACATCTGTCATTGCATGAACTTCTGGTAAAAGCCCTGCTTTGAATATAGCTTCAGATGATTTTATAAAGTTAATATCCATGGTTTCCCATACAACGTCAAACATTCCATGATAGATGGCTGTAGTTGTAATGGTACCTCCACCTGAACCTTCTGTAAGAAGTACAACATCACCAGATTCTGCTCTTTTCCTAGCAGTTGGAGGATATTGGGATATTCCTACAGCACCAACCGCACTGACAAGTCTGTCACCTAAAACCATATCTCCACCGACTCTTAGAGTGCTACCTGCTACTAAAGGCACATCTACAAGTTCAGAAACTGCACAAACTCCTGCTGTAAAGTCAAAAAGTTTTCCAACGTCTCCATCATCTGCAAGATGAAGATCACTTAACATAGCAATTGGATCTGCACCCATAACGCACACATCTCTTAAGGTAGCTCTAGCAACATGGAAACCTCCTAAAAATGGATATTCGCTGAGTCTTGAATGAATACCATCTACTGCAGTTGTAATATATACTTCTTTTGAATCAACTTCTGATTTAACAACTCCACCATCGTCTTGTGCTGATGGTGATATATATGCACTGCTCTTGGTACTTGAAACAATTTCTGCGATTTTCCTGTGTACAAAAAAGTCTCCTGCACCTCGAGATCCTACACCAATTTCACCCATCGCTACATGAGACTCAGGATATTTTATTAATTCCTTCATGGATTCATCAGGATAGGAATCGATTTTGAGCGTACATTTTACCTCATCAATAACTGCAGCGGCCATTTCTTTGGCTTTTTCATTATCAATATCTTTATATTCTAATATTTTGTTTATTAGGTTTTTTTGGACGGTTTTCTCGTCTTCATCCTTTAGTGTTCGCCTTACGAATCCTTCTATATCCACTTACAACACCTTTTTATGTGTTTATTATTATGATGTAAATTTTATTAATAATTATTTACTGAAAATTAATATTAATATCATATTATTCTACCTATTACAAATAATTTTAATTACTATACTAGATCAACAAAATTTTTGAGTATTTTTAGTCCTTCCTCTCCACTTTTTTCTGGATGAAATTGGGTAGC
This sequence is a window from Methanobacterium sp. SMA-27. Protein-coding genes within it:
- a CDS encoding AIR synthase-related protein; this encodes MDIEGFVRRTLKDEDEKTVQKNLINKILEYKDIDNEKAKEMAAAVIDEVKCTLKIDSYPDESMKELIKYPESHVAMGEIGVGSRGAGDFFVHRKIAEIVSSTKSSAYISPSAQDDGGVVKSEVDSKEVYITTAVDGIHSRLSEYPFLGGFHVARATLRDVCVMGADPIAMLSDLHLADDGDVGKLFDFTAGVCAVSELVDVPLVAGSTLRVGGDMVLGDRLVSAVGAVGISQYPPTARKRAESGDVVLLTEGSGGGTITTTAIYHGMFDVVWETMDINFIKSSEAIFKAGLLPEVHAMTDVTNGGLRGDAHEITKTTGLGLTFYEDKIRGMVNPKVLDMLEKLDIDPLGVSVDSLMIIAPEDVATNVKKAISNVGVKISEIGFVDDTGVSKLIKEDGEEELKPLFREAAYTKIKKIVGDIEPEDFDIMKDKVQNAALEAIKKKDKIVKIINER